The Kocuria turfanensis genome contains the following window.
GTGATCGGGGCGAGCAGCGCGAGCTCCGCGGCCGACCCGGCGTTGCCGATCAGCGGCACGGTGAGGAACGACCGGTTCTTGTACACGGCGCGCGGCAGGGGCAGCGGCATCCGCAGCGGGTAGAGCAGGTGGATCCCGCGCGTGGTCACGAGGTCCCCCGCCAGGTGGGCCACCACGCCCGTGCCCACCGCGGCGGCGAACCACCACTCGTGGGCGGGCGGGTACAGGCCCACGACGACGCCCAGTCCGATCCCCACGACCCAGTTGAGCTTCGCCACCCGCTCCGGCACGAAGGCGAGCACCTGCACGGCGAACGCGATGAGCAGCACGGACATGACCGCCGCCAGCGGCCAGACCCGGCCCAGGTCCCCGACGGGGATGCCGATCTTCTGCGCGGCCGCCGCCAGACCGGTGAACGCCAGCACCCCCAGCACCGAGTGGGTGCCGCGGCGGTGCCCGCCCGAGAGCCGGCAGATCCCGCGGGACAGCCACGTGGACAGGGGCCGCAGGGACCGGGCCACGGTGCCGCCCGGATGGTCCAGGTCCGGCAGCAGCGCCGCGCCGGCGGTGACCAGGGCGCCGGTGAGCACCCCGGCGTCGCCGACGTCCAGCAGCCCCCACCCGATCGGCATGCTGAGGTCCTGCAGGTGCAGCTGGTAGTCGGCGGTCAGTGCCACCCATGCGGCTGCCCCGCAGGCCGCATGGCTCGGTCCCATCATGGAAGTGATGTCCTCCTCGGATTCCCGGTGCGGTTAGGTCAGGCCGACCTCACCTGCGGAAACACTAGAGGGCGGGCCGGACAGCACAGTGCCGGCCGCTGCGCGGCGAGCGCCCGGCGACACCGGGACCGCCGGGTCCGTAGGCTGACGGCCAGGACTCCGCCGACGGAAGGACAGTGCCGTGCTCCGCTTCACCCGCTCCGGTTCGGGGGCGTCCACCGTGCTGCTGCTCCCGGGGCTGCTGTGCACCCAGCAGCTCTGGGGCCGGGCCCGGCCGCTGCTCGAGGCCTTCCACGACGTCCTCACGGTGGACCTGCCGGGGGTCGGCGGCAGCCTCCCGGAGGGCCCCGCGGACCTCGCCGCGTACGCGGACCGGGTGTGCGAGGTGCTCGACGCCGAGGAGATCGAGCGCTGCGTGTGGGTGGGGCACTCACTGGGCGGCTACGTGCTGGCCGCGGCCCTGGAGCGTCACGCCGCGCGGATCAGCCACGCGGTCCTGGCCTACAGCACCACCGCGGCCGACGACGCGGGGGCACGGGCCGGCCGGGACAAGGGGATCGCCGCCGTGCGGGAGCAGGGCGTGGGGGCCTACGCGCGCCGGCAGATGCCCCGGACGTTCCGGGAGGACGCCCGCCGGGAGGACGTGGAGGCCGCGATCCGGCAGGCCCAGGACTGGCCGGAGGCCGCCGTGGTCCGTGCGCTCGAGGCCATGCGGGACCGCCCCGACCGGACACCGCTGCTCCTGGAGCACTCCGAGCTGCCGGTGCTGCTCGTCCAGGGGGACGACGACCCCGCGATCGGCGCCCTCGACCCGCAGGAGCGCCACGTCACCCGCATCGTCACGGACACCGCCCACATGGGTGTGCTCACCGACCCGCACACCTTCGCGGGCATCGTCCACGGCTGGGTGGCCGACGAGATCGAGCGCTCCGCCTGACCGGTCCGCGTCAGGGCGCGGTCCGGGGCCGCCACCCCGCGGAGTCCACCTCGACGACGGCCGGCGCCCGCCCGCCGACGCCCCGCCGCCGCAGCGCCTCCTCGATCTCACCGGCAGGGGCGGCGACCACGAACGTCTCCCCGCGGAACAGGTCGGCCGAGTCCTCCACGAGCGCCGTCAGCTCCGCCTCGTCGCGGGCCGTGAACCGCTCGGCCACCCGCAGGCGGGCCGTCCACGGCGGGGGAGGGGCGGCGTCGTCGAGAAGGACGGCGGTGGCCGGGCACTGCAGGTCGGTCATGGCCCCAGTCTTCCTCCCGGGCGGCGGCGGGGGAAGAATGGGACCATGGCCGACCCCGTGGACCCCATCACCGTCGCCGCCGCCCGGGCCCGCCTGGCCGCGGACGCGCACCGCGGCGTGGAGAGCGAGGCCTGGATCGCCGGGATCGCCGAGTCCGGCGGGCCGCACCGTCCGGGGGCGCCGAGGACCTCCGCGGCGGACGTCCTCTCCGGCCGCGACGACGCCCACACGGTCTCCTCCGACAGCGACCGACGCTCCGTCGAGTGGACCCGCGACCTCGCCGACCGCGGCGGCTGAGCCGGCCGGCGTCCCGGCTCAGCTCCGGGACTTCGGCCGCCAGGGCAGCTGCTGGTCGCAGCCGGGGGTGAGCCAGGCCTTGGCGAAACCGCCGGACTGGTAGGCGAACTCCCGCAGCAGGCCCCGCGGCACCTGCGGGTAGTCGAAGGAGAGCACGTCCAGCTCGCCGGCGTAGCAGCGCTCGAGGATCAGCCGGGACCGGCCGACGTGCTGGCGGTAGGTGAGCGCGCTGACGTGGTCCCAGCCCCGCTGCTCGCTGAGCTCCCGCAGCCGCAGGGCCTCGCCCTGGGTGGTGGACGGGTCCGGCCGGAAGCAGATCACCTCGTAGGCCGGCTCCGCCGCGCAGACCTGCTGGGCCCGCGGGTAGTGGACGCGTCCGGAGCCGTCGCCGAGGTCCCCGGCGCCGGGGACGGCGATCACGAGCACCGGCGCCACCCCGGCGTCCATGAGCCGCTGCGCCTCCGCCATGCGGGTCCGGTCCGGGGGACCGAGGACGAACAGGGCGTCCGACCGGGACGGCTGGTCCGTGCGCGGGTGCTGGAGCACGGCCCAGCACGCCAGCAGCCAGGCCAGCGCCAGGGCCAGCAGCGAGGCGGCGGCCCACGTCACCCACCGCGCCGGACGTCGCGGTGCCGACCGTGTCGATT
Protein-coding sequences here:
- a CDS encoding YdcF family protein; its protein translation is MTWAAASLLALALAWLLACWAVLQHPRTDQPSRSDALFVLGPPDRTRMAEAQRLMDAGVAPVLVIAVPGAGDLGDGSGRVHYPRAQQVCAAEPAYEVICFRPDPSTTQGEALRLRELSEQRGWDHVSALTYRQHVGRSRLILERCYAGELDVLSFDYPQVPRGLLREFAYQSGGFAKAWLTPGCDQQLPWRPKSRS
- a CDS encoding metal-dependent hydrolase; the protein is MMGPSHAACGAAAWVALTADYQLHLQDLSMPIGWGLLDVGDAGVLTGALVTAGAALLPDLDHPGGTVARSLRPLSTWLSRGICRLSGGHRRGTHSVLGVLAFTGLAAAAQKIGIPVGDLGRVWPLAAVMSVLLIAFAVQVLAFVPERVAKLNWVVGIGLGVVVGLYPPAHEWWFAAAVGTGVVAHLAGDLVTTRGIHLLYPLRMPLPLPRAVYKNRSFLTVPLIGNAGSAAELALLAPITLFALTGLWGAFALATGLVVA
- a CDS encoding alpha/beta fold hydrolase, which codes for MLRFTRSGSGASTVLLLPGLLCTQQLWGRARPLLEAFHDVLTVDLPGVGGSLPEGPADLAAYADRVCEVLDAEEIERCVWVGHSLGGYVLAAALERHAARISHAVLAYSTTAADDAGARAGRDKGIAAVREQGVGAYARRQMPRTFREDARREDVEAAIRQAQDWPEAAVVRALEAMRDRPDRTPLLLEHSELPVLLVQGDDDPAIGALDPQERHVTRIVTDTAHMGVLTDPHTFAGIVHGWVADEIERSA